DNA from Halorarum salinum:
GAACGGTGCTGGCGGAGACGCCGGCGGTATCGCCGATCTCCTGTGCCGTCGTGTTTCGGGCGTCCCCCTGGAGCAGATAGAGGACGCTCCGGTCGACTTCGTCCAGGTCACGGCCCATAGCTGACCCACGGCGTGAGGACTCCTAACACGTTCCCTCCTCGCGCTGGAACGCTGTCGCGTCGTTGTTTCATCCTGCCAGTGGATTTCCAGGAGAATCGGCCGGGATCTACCGGGCGGGAGACCCGGTCAGAACTCCGAATCCATCCGTCGGTTCGCAGTCCGGAGGCCATCTAAGAGGGACTCCAGCTCGGTATGCCCTCGATACTGGACCGTTTTTGATGGCGCGTCATAGTTCACGACACTGGCGTCCGCGAGCTTGGGGAGAATCGCGTGGTGTAACTGGATGGTGACCTGGTCTACCTCCCTATCGGCTTGCGTACCGAGTGCGTTCGCGATGTCACCGACGGAGAACACGTCCGTCGACTCCTCTCTCATGTAGGTGAGTGCACTCCGGCAGTGTGAGTTCGCGAGGAGACTCAGTAACTGGTCTACCGTCTCAGTGCGGATTGCTTGTTGGTGGTCCATGGTAGGGGTCGATCGGAACAGTGACCGGATCAAATC
Protein-coding regions in this window:
- a CDS encoding DUF7344 domain-containing protein, producing the protein MDHQQAIRTETVDQLLSLLANSHCRSALTYMREESTDVFSVGDIANALGTQADREVDQVTIQLHHAILPKLADASVVNYDAPSKTVQYRGHTELESLLDGLRTANRRMDSEF